In Schizosaccharomyces osmophilus chromosome 2, complete sequence, the following proteins share a genomic window:
- the sei1 gene encoding ER-associated lipid droplet biogenesis protein, seipin Sei1: MKAWLWPFIGGLKLFICILVVVLFSIPSLVSYIIFYDTVIPHAVVQYPVYFNYTTGCEYPYAKVNLDHFSIDPRLPGTSILQLSIPRSQRNRNVGNFMVSVDFHGRTEQTTLKSVSRTVLFPYYSTIHEYMKLVLCFPFYLTGILDERETVSVKLLESEMFGNHRSAINTLSSRFYVADTPKSASIRIFSKDIEFYEVTLAFASKLHGMRWFMYTHKVTAFFVFTALFYFTGISTTFITYLIISTTSKSRNRVAQ, from the exons ATGAAGGCTTGGTTATGGCCTTTCATAGGTGGActtaaattatttatatgtATTCTTGTAGttgtcttgttttcaattcctAGTCTTGTTAGTTATATAATCTTTTACGACACGGTTATTCCTCATGCTGTGGTGCAATATCCTGTTTATTTTAACTACAC AACTGGGTGTGAATATCCCTATGCCAAAGTGAACTTGGATCACTTCAGCATAGATCCTAGGCTTCCTGGAACATCGATCCTTCAATTGAGCATTCCTCGTTCTCAACGTAACCGGAATGTTGGGAATTTTATGGTTTCAGTTGACTTTCATGGAAGAACCGAACAAACGACGTTGAAATCTGTTTCAAGAACAGTCCTATTTCCATATTATTCAACTATACATGAATACATGAAGCTGGTTCTTTGCTtccctttttatttaaccGGAATTTTGGACGAACGCGAGACTGTAAGTGTAAAGCTTTTGGAGTCTGAAATGTTTGGAAATCATCGCAGTGCAATTAACACGCTGTCCTCGCGTTTTTATGTTGCTGATACTCCTAAAAGTGCAAGCATTCGAATATTTTCTAAGGATATTGAGTTTTATGAAGTAACTCTAGCTTTTGCATCCAAATTACATGGCATGCG TTGGTTCATGTACACGCATAAGGTAACCgccttttttgtttttacagccctcttttattttactgGGATAAGTACAACCTTTATTACTTATTTGATCATTTCAACCACGTCAAAATCCCGGAACAGAGTCGCCCAATAA
- the msn5 gene encoding karyopherin/importin beta family nuclear import/export signal receptor — protein MDESNLYRVLEALNVVHAPESSREARYEAQGLLDNLKESFDNSSSGFQLLNLNDEVLKARGYKIDIHVVRHFALSLFEASIHGNWKNYDDQTKLSLISFLCTFSLQNADALSVYYVRNKLASVFIEIVKRDWYSHVWREQFDSFLQSLWNMNVEHRQLSSFILRGIMEDLYQYDDPVASLRSHILFNALISVLSSSRTLHKLYPSGLPYSVSIPENSEGWLNRWSSTLDTESDALESLKCFKSCLSWVATDSIIEANIVARICNILVNGPIHLKTHAIDCIYICVTRSMEIDDPLWATVEELLSSEGLYTLHQVYSNISQSIKIEDLSSSSGDYILLKKLAETIVALGQYNYLDSSRRKAINLNCLDTYSSLILEIMKHPSLLISAISQHFWVLALRDPLISKHEKFQGVYPQLLNVASERLLRFEDAVVDMMPESPIAVFLAEDVEGVAAVHSFCGNYRRFMFDIVRLTVSIKPLESLSWVQNNFQSILVNNINQIKSQTSFSSKTTPLYLIMDVGFSTIEASLHGITRWNENVTDSSTYELILQSLFLWCKQLVEIEFQDPMLITRLISVLVLFTSILARENTTLLGIVLEKIISAVTYNNSPSLYGFSDLQKVNEMRSRCCFELVRLGELMPNPLMNIFDQLQSTIDQLGTYTTLSGSEIVMLKTFLFVISQFSDINHVLKNEYFEKLVGPVVSTWLDAQPPVNSPMEFLNHVKLPQMAAYLFAKYPYNADYTKFELDTDASSFQTDLEDSRKWLWPIKCLGRFCEATYSNRRIHPSEFDEQKTLWLVILPNIVPGLLKLIEQLHCCCDPSFISSLGTHNSAILQKSIVERFWLHGVSQISKNQFLEESYKMDVSANKLIHSFGHFLRRLREYCYGAIASFTRLGEPFFAIPALSTSFLTSFFNHASGLSLHQWTSVVNVIIKPYCLHCPPALRDECLLPLLPPLLSELDRKLVNEWRSITERGLLVEEDTEETDDLSEEMIEESLLRHLTYATSKLITETFLQITPTQSRSTISSDFVEKESSANGSSKLSDYVLDNAIICEPLLSTLCHLLAVHDSRTVTIVVNAFIAITPLLVSERTHSIVREFVCQQVFQTVIMAINDSYFEQMQSDFVRLACIILSYSQGITDSSFRVLASIPALASQENLLNTFANRFREASTLKIQKALLMRLLNSGRIVPRTDRRALNSAVLDVSAKEMLKRFEKSVSLQDDTNKGDILSKDEDTGLANLFG, from the exons ATGGACGAAAGCAACCTTTACAGAGTTTTAGAAGCATTGAATGTTGTTCACGCTCCTGAATCTAGTCGAGAAGCTCGATATGAGGCCCAAGGG TTGTTAGATAATTTGAAAGAGTCTTTTGATAACAGTTCTTCAGGTTTCCAGTTACTAAATCTAAATGATGAAGTTTTAAAAGCTAGAGGGTATAAAATTGATATTCATGTAGTCAGGCATTTTGCGTTAAGTCTTTTTGAAGCAAGCATTCATGGGAACTGGAAGAATTATGATGACCAAACGAAGCTTTCTCTAATTTCTTTCCTCTGTACCTTCTCTTTGCAAAATGCAGATGCGCTCTCTGTTTACTACGTCCGCAACAAGCTAGCTTCTGTCTTTATAGAAATTGTGAAGCGAGATTGGTATAGTCATGTTTGGAGAGAGCaatttgattcatttttgcaATCTCTCTGGAACATGAATGTGGAGCATCGCCAGCTTTCCTCTTTTATATTACGTGGCATCATGGAGGACTTATATCAATATGATGATCCTGTCGCTTCCCTTCGCTCTCACATTTTGTTTAATGCCCTAATCAGTGTTTTGTCCTCCTCTCGCACCCTTCACAAGTTGTACCCATCCGGTCTCCCTTATTCTGTATCTATACCCGAAAATAGCGAAGGATGGCTGAACCGTTGGTCATCAACACTTGACACCGAATCTGATGCATTAGAAAGTCTGAAATGCTTCAAGAGCTGTCTTTCTTGGGTCGCTACGGACTCAATCATTGAAGCCAATATTGTGGCCCGGATTTGCAACATTTTAGTGAATGGACCGattcatttgaaaacacaTGCCATCGACTGTATATACATTTGCGTCACCAGGAGCATGGAAATTGATGATCCTCTTTGGGCAACAGTTGAAGAATTGTTATCATCCGAGGGCCTTTATACTCTTCATCAAGTCTATTCAAACATATCCCAATCCATAAAAATTGAGGACttatcttcttcttctggtGATTACATTTTACTGAAAAAACTTGCCGAAACCATCGTTGCTCTTGGACAGTACAATTATTTGGATTCCAGTCGACGAAAGGCTATCAATCTAAATTGTCTAGATACTTATTCTTCCTTAATCCTTGAAATTATGAAGCATCCTAGTTTATTAATTAGTGCCATTTCCCAACATTTTTGGGTCTTGGCTTTGCGGGATCCTTTAATATCTAAACACGAAAAATTTCAAGGAGTTTATCCTCAGCTGCTTAATGTTGCATCAGAACGATTGCTTCGTTTTGAAGATGCCGTGGTTGACATGATGCCTGAGTCCCCTATAGCTGTGTTTCTCGCTGAAGACGTTGAAGGGGTCGCTGCTgtgcattctttttgtggGAATTATCGAAGATTTATGTTCGACATTGTTCGTCTCACTGTTTCTATAAAGCCCTTGGAATCTTTAAGTTGGGTACAAAACAACTTTCAAAGTATCTTGGTTAACAATATTAACCAGATTAAATCTCAAACATCTTTTTCGTCAAAGACGACTCctctttatttaataatgGATGTAGGCTTTTCAACTATAGAAGCTTCGCTTCATGGAATTACACGCTGGAATGAGAATGTAACTGATAGTTCAACATATGAACTCATTTTACAAAGCTTATTTTTATGGTGTAAACAATTGGTTGAAATCGAGTTTCAGGATCCTATGCTTATAACACGACTCATTAGTGTCCTGGTTTTGTTCACATCAATTCTGGCTCGTGAAAATACAACCTTGCTTGGGATTGTTTTGGAGAAAATTATTTCCGCAGTTACTTACAATAACTCACCATCGTTATACGGATTTTCTGATCTTCAGAAAGTCAATGAAATGCGAAGTAGATGTTGTTTCGAATTGGTCAGACTTGGAGAATTAATGCCAAATCCCTTGATGAACATTTTTGATCAGCTACAGAGCACTATTGACCAACTTGGCACGTATACAACTCTCAGTGGTTCAGAAATTGTGATGctaaaaacatttttgttCGTAATTTCTCAGTTCTCCGATATTAATCATGTTCTTAAGaatgaatattttgaaaagcttgTGGGTCCTGTTGTATCCACTTGGCTCGATGCTCAGCCTCCTGTAAATTCTCCCATGGAATTTTTAAATCACGTAAAGCTGCCTCAAATGGCTGCATATCTGTTTGCAAAGTATCCTTATAATGCGGATTATACAAAATTTGAGCTGGATACAGATGCATCCTCTTTTCAAACGGATTTGGAAGACAGTCGGAAATGGTTATGGCCTATAAAATGCTTAGGTCGATTTTGTGAAGCTACTTACAGCAATAGACGGATACATCCATCAGAATTTGATGAACAGAAAACTTTGTGGTTGGTAATCCTTCCAAACATAGTTCCTGGGTTACTGAAATTAATTGAACAGTTACATTGTTGTTGCGATCCCTCTTTCATCTCATCATTAGGAACACATAATTCtgcaattcttcaaaaaagtatCGTTGAACGCTTTTGGCTTCACGGTGTTAGTCAAATTTctaaaaatcaatttttggaagaatcataTAAAATGGATGTTTCTGCTAACAAGTTGatccattcttttggaCACTTTTTGCGTCGATTGAGGGAGTACTGTTATGGAGCAATCGCTTCCTTTACGAGACTTGGGGAGCCATTCTTCGCAATTCCAGCTTTGTCAACCTCCTTCCttacttcattttttaatcATGCTTCTGGCCTTAGTCTTCATCAATGGACGTCCGTTGTCAACGTTATCATAAAACCATACTGTTTACATTGTCCTCCTGCACTCCGTGATGAATGTTTATTAcctcttcttcctcctttGCTTTCCGAATTGGATCGGAAGTTGGTGAATGAATGGCGAAGCATAACCGAGAGAGGTCTTCTTGTTGAAGAGGATACCGAGGAAACAGACGACCTTTCAGAAGAAATGATAGAAGAATCTTTACTTCGCCATCTTACTTATGCTACATCAAAATTGATTACGGAAACGTTTTTACAAATTACACCTACACAATCCCGTTCGACGATCTCTTCAgactttgttgaaaaagagtCATCGGCCAATGGTTCGTCCAAGTTATCTGATTACGTTTTAGATAATGCGATTATTTGTGAACCACTTCTAAGCACGCTTTGCCATTTATTAGCTGTTCATGATTCGAGAACAGTTACAATTGTTGTGAATGCGTTTATAGCAATTACACCTTTACTGGTATCTGAGCGTACCCATTCGATAGTTCGAGAGTTTGTTTGTCAACAAGTGTTTCAGACTGTCATAATGGCTATTAATGATTCTTACTTTGAGCAAATGCAATCTGATTTTGTCCGGTTGGCTTGCATTATCCTTTCTTACTCTCAAGGAATTACAGACTCCTCCTTTAGAGTTTTAGCAAGTATTCCAGCTTTGGCTTCACAAGAAAATTTGCTGAATACGTTTGCGAATAGGTTCCGCGAAGCATCTACGctgaaaatccaaaaagcaTTACTTATGAGATTACTTAATTCCGGAAGAATTGTACCGAGAACTGATAGAAGAGCTCTAAATTCAGCTGTGCTTGATGTGAGTGCTAAAGAAATGTTGAAacgatttgaaaaaagtgtCAGTCTTCAGGACGATACAAATAAGGGTGATATTCTATCTAAAGATGAGGATACTGGATTGGCTAATCTCTTTGGttaa
- the efm3 gene encoding translation elongation factor EF2 methyltransferase Efm3: MDTIPDFLQRVKQQYLQQVSLDQFQWVTSDIEWSVLVEPFTQAYLGEFLYPSIYTKFFLKSYFRLLDKHSQNHTEPDETLLYIYIESLSSREIPPVQYTLGDCSVQVYESQNILLRAGTTGVRTWEAGMALAELLYQNPINPGTRVLELGAGTGLVSILCSKMGASVLATDGDNKVCQGVEENAHLNECELSVQRLLWGVDPPVYADLVLASDVTYEGDLRCLATTMNDLTVVNPRCKILLAATLRRRETIDNFLRLISNFHVRVLTKKKYEKLLYYDSPPVVFYEIFR; encoded by the exons ATGGATACAATTCCTGATTTTTTACAACGAGTCAAACAACAGTATTTGCAGCAAGTCAGCCTGGATCAGTTTCAATGGGTTACGTCTGATATTGAATGGTCAGTTTTGGTCGAACCCTTTACACAGGCTTATTTGGGTGAATTTTTGTATCCATCCATTTATacgaaattttttttgaagtcCTATTTTCGACTTCTCGATAAACACAGTCAGAACCATACAGAACCCGATGAGACTCTCCTTTACATATACATAGAGTCACTCTCTAGCAGAGAAATTCCTCCTGTACAATATACACTGGGTGATTGCTCTGTTCAAGTGTACGAGTCtcaaaatattttgttaAGAGCAGGGACCACAGGCGTACGTACTTGGGAAGCTGGAATGGCTCTTGCGGAACTGCTGTATCAGAATCCCATAAACCCGGGAACTCGTGTTTTAGAACTTGGTGCTGGTACCGGTTTAGTCAGTATTTTATGCTCCAAAATGGGGGCTTCCGTGCTAGCAACCGACGGAGATAACAAAGTTTGTCAAGGtgtagaagaaaatgctCATCTAAATGAATGCGAGCTTTCCGTTCAACGTTTACTTTGGGGAGTTGATCCACCTGTTTACGCTGACCTTGTCCTTGCATCAGATGTC ACATATGAAGGTGATTTACGATGTTTAGCAACAACGATGAATGACCTTACTGTAGTCAATCCTCGTTgtaaaattcttttggCAGCAACATTGCGAAGACGGGAAACCATTGACAACTTTTTACGGTTGATCTCCAACTTCCATGTAAGAGTTttaacaaagaagaaatacgAAAAGCTCCTTTATTACGATAGTCCTCCCgttgttttttatgaaatattTCGGTAA
- the kms1 gene encoding meiotic spindle pole body KASH domain protein Kms1, with amino-acid sequence MQNPQDFDLIFDSYDFGKEGKISLTKLLSVIGDLELLRSTSSPPLLNEFQKRATSEFVQKNADLSITKDNLRQVLFKLIQSSKSENASADKNPVEQFVFPLVQHSQASSSPVQEHAMEDSSFDSIESPSKIQAQKLLLPTNSKKLEMKSPNILSTPFAHSTPITWNPLPSAADRVANQFNSYGMENNSIKSQNLRLKELQDSLDQARDQARNKSRIVDLLNGKIDELAHYLSSLETQHREMNLTQEAQNLQIRKLKSKNESLSAENENFQSELLAKSNEIVQGKKQLSMLESKCAASMEELEKKSMSFNELYKAASESLLNEDTLSNLKFENHKLRSHCQQLEDELEEYRKEKHNHLEENPLRPPSPMMLEKLTVSSFSPFLSMPFSPAKMVSEEKFMISSSDNSQAKQKENPCRNLLDLENALSQERLRNKELTSGFTILSEEIGIQKWIIQSLSNMSPLLHEFKNRYEISMPGIDDPDSTALYSSIQSSREESFEGQNELTSGSPFLSFIDKYPATSSNVAFFEKLKNRLSGFIKFKWRPVLVQILMSLLYTLRDLSYIVIAALCQQIIRFLLSFFEELIQASNNESNLAQPS; translated from the exons ATGCAGAATCCGCAAGATTTTGATTTAATATTTGATTCCTACGACTTTGgaaaggaaggaaaa ATTAGTCTAACTAAATTACTATCAGTAATAGGCGACCTTGAGCTGTTACGTTCAACTTCTTCTCCTCCTCTTCTCAACGAATTTCAAAAGCGTGCTACATCAGAGTTTGTCCAAAAGAACGCCGATCTCTCCATTACCAAGGATAATCTACGACAAGTATTATTTAAGTTAATACAGTCTAGTAAAAGTGAAAATGCTAGCGCTGATAAAAATCCCGTGGAACAATTTGTCTTTCCCTTGGTGCAGCATTCGCAGGCATCATCATCACCCGTTCAAGAACATGCCATGGAAGATTCCTCTTTTGATTCCATCGAAAGTCCTTCTAAGATTCAAGCTCAAAAGCTTCTCCTACCGActaattccaaaaagttAGAGATGAAATCCCCTAATATTTTAAGTACTCCTTTTGCCCACTCAACCCCTATCACATG GAATCCTTTGCCTTCTGCTGCCGATAGAGTAGCAAACCAATTTAACAGCTATGGTATGGAAAACAATTCAATCAAAAGTCAAAACTTGCGATTGAAAGAACTCCAAGATTCTCTCGATCAAGCAAGGGATCAAGCTAGAAATAAGTCCAGAATTGTTGATTTGTtaaatggaaaaattgaCGAATTGGCTCATTACCTAAGTTCCCTTGAAACTCAACATAGGGAAATGAACTTAACACAGGAGGCTCAGAATTTGCAAATCAGAAAACTCAAGAGTAAGAACGAATCTCTTAGTGcggaaaacgaaaattttCAGTCGGAGCTTTTAGCGAAATCAAATGAAATTGTACAGGGAAAGAAGCAACTTTCTATGTTGGAAAGCAAATGTGCCGCCAGTATGGAAGaactagaaaagaaatcgaTGAGTTTTAACGAACTATATAAAGCTGCTTCGGAGTCTTTGTTAAATGAAGATACTTTATCAAATCTGAAGTTTGAGAACCATAAATTACGATCCCACTGTCAACAACTAGAGGACGAGTTGGAAGAGtatcgaaaagaaaaacacaaccatttagaagaaaaccCTTTACGTCCTCCTTCGCCCATGATGCTTGAAAAACTCactgtttcttctttttccccTTTTTTGTCAATGCCATTTTCTCCCGCGAAAATGGtttcagaagaaaaatttatgaTATCCTCATCCGATAATTCCCAAGcgaaacaaaaggaaaatccATGCAGAAATCTGCTAGATCTGGAGAATGCTCTTTCTCAAGAGCGTTTACGGAACAAAGAATTAACTTCAGGATTTACTATATTATCAGAAGAAATTGGAATCCAGAAGTGGATTATACAGAGCTTATCCAACATGTCACCTCTTTTGCACGAATTTAAAAATCGGTATGAAATTTCAATGCCTGGAATAGATGACCCAGATTCGACGGCGTTATATTCGAGCATTCAGTCCAGTAGAGAAGAGAGTTTTGAAGGTCAGAACGAACTTACTTCTGGCTCTCCGTTTTTATCATTCATCGACAAATATCCAGCTACCTCCTCGAACGTCGCTTTCTTCgaaaaactgaaaaataGATTATCAGGTTTCATAAAATTTAAATGGCGGCCTGTACTTGTTCAAATTCTCATGTCCTTATTATACACACTTCGAGATCTTTCGTATATTGTAATAGCAGCTTTATGTCAACAAATAATAAGGTTTCTACTGTCATTCTTTGAGGAACTAATTCAAGCATCAAATAATGAAAGCAATCTGGCTCAACCTTCATGA
- the dbl4 gene encoding ubiquitin-protein ligase E3 involved in sporulation Dbl4, whose translation MSDGYQEDQEFFEEEEVFDEEAFEGSDLEEEFDADNVGIDDYGFTVEKKRRKAYDVEYKVASPNDLQSWQNEKIEQLTSIISLTREQALGLYRYSKWNREKLLEMYVDDPETTLHKAGVQQSDEKKHEVVEKEGTCSICFDEGKLSFFSADCNHEFCLSCYQHYLVSRIQEGETMIQCPEEGCSQIISQRSILKLLDEKSHVQYSRLLDRSFVDDNDSFRWCPAPDCPYAIECHVAQSSLNSVVPTVTCLCGKQFCFGCGRDNHQPAICPLVKVWLQKCQDDSETANWIHANTKECPKCATTIEKNGGCNHMSCKKCKYEYCWVCLGPWSEHGTNWYSCNRYEEKSGTNARDAQTRSRAFLERYLHYYNRFANHEQSAKLDHKLYDQTYHRMTQMQVDSNLSWVEVQFLKNAVDTLFECRQTLKWTYAFAYYLVRNNQTEIFEDNQRDLELAVENLSELCESPAFDKMLPSYKQKVLDRTVYVRSRRDVLLDDTARGLAEGRWEYVVDF comes from the coding sequence ATGTCTGATGGATACCAAGAAGACCAAGAATTTttcgaagaagaagaagtgtTTGACGAAGAAGCCTTTGAAGGCTCGGATTTAGAGGAAGAATTTGACGCAGATAATGTTGGTATTGATGACTATGGATTTACGGTGGAAAAAAAACGACGGAAGGCATACGACGTAGAATACAAGGTGGCTAGTCCTAATGATCTTCAGTCCTggcaaaatgaaaaaattgaacaatTGACGTCTATCATCAGTTTAACAAGAGAGCAAGCGTTGGGTTTGTATCGCTATTCCAAATGGAATCGAGAAAAGTTGCTAGAAATGTACGTTGATGACCCTGAAACAACTCTTCATAAGGCCGGCGTTCAACAAAGTGATGAGAAAAAACATGAAGTTGTAGAAAAGGAGGGTACATGTTCCATTTGTTTTGATGAGGGtaagctttccttttttagCGCCGATTGCAACCatgaattttgtttatcttGTTACCAGCATTATCTTGTCTCGAGAATTCAAGAAGGAGAAACTATGATTCAATGTCCTGAAGAAGGATGTAGCCAGATTATTTCACAACGGTCGATTTTAAAGCTTTTAGATGAAAAATCCCACGTACAGTATTCTAGGTTACTGGATCGTTCTTTTGTTGACGATAATGACTCATTTCGTTGGTGTCCAGCACCCGATTGTCCTTATGCCATCGAGTGTCATGTTGCCCAAAGCAGCTTAAATTCGGTTGTACCAACCGTGACATGTCTTTGCGGAAAACAGTTTTGCTTTGGTTGCGGTCGGGATAATCACCAGCCTGCGATATGCCCACTTGTGAAGGTATGGTTACAAAAATGTCAAGACGATTCGGAGACGGCAAATTGGATTCACGCCAACACAAAGGAATGTCCAAAATGCGCTACgacaatagaaaaaaatggtgGCTGTAATCATATGTCATGCAAAAAGTGCAAATACGAGTATTGTTGGGTTTGTTTGGGTCCATGGAGCGAACATGGCACAAACTGGTATTCATGTAACCGctatgaagaaaaaagtggGACAAATGCTAGAGACGCACAAACTCGTTCGCGGGCATTTCTTGAGCGATACTTGCACTATTATAATCGGTTTGCAAATCACGAACAGTCTGCTAAACTCGACCATAAGCTATATGACCAAACCTATCATCGCATGACCCAGATGCAGGTGGACTCGAATCTATCATGGGTGGAAGTAcaatttctaaaaaatGCTGTTGATACCTTGTTTGAATGTCGACAGACCTTAAAATGGACGTACGCTTTCGCATATTATCTTGTGAGAAACAATCAAACCGAGATATTTGAAGATAATCAGCGTGATTTAGAGCTTGCTGTAGAAAATTTAAGTGAGTTATGTGAAAGTCCGGCTTTTGACAAGATGCTCCCATCCTATAAGCAAAAGGTTTTGGACCGAACAGTGTATGTACGAAGTCGACGAGATGTGTTATTAGACGATACAGCAAGAGGACTGGCAGAAGGACGATGGGAATATGTTGTTGATTTTTGA
- the cps3 gene encoding zf-CCCH type zinc finger protein: protein MTKKHAFKNAEDMKKYHLSEFNSEATPLTRPAMKSLQHVPCKFFRQGTCTSGKNCIFSHDLESAFEKTVCKYFQKGNCKFGTKCALEHVLADGKRVKTRALTSTVPGGPINHVDQIASTMVDPHSPRELANSELGAQSSLENKSDSGIDSYNSMHMAPTDESTLPNLPLESNEKVTAPPKSNILDQENISFAPSKNNVNQSQNSSPNAYNTSMNASILPATKRIISNPSVKPPLVEGSSSFSSMPGMLSSPPLTPENHQMFYLPMNSLSTGMRNLKLLPQDNLSFGFKSPSLDRSQSSSVLPRVSSGSYTGLGRFAKSPPPGSGPGANGLKNLGNNALLHSSSASLDNMHAFSSRRSVPNLMSTLGASPSNLHSYLSKNADKIQSSKLNASQSFFPSASLYGSSVGTSQDELLSTDGADEFANEEDFIPNSLQELLTPAELERKMSHGDDFPSSSSTNRFISKASSGLNSSNATPFGSVNGTPTSSRFYAFFERNKEGNNTSARMSPATISKISQNSLNLSNTKATQSSLSAISETFEAKLNVNGKKHQEDLASKTPIQGTEKQPLYDSVLDEETQFRMDEE, encoded by the exons ATGACGAAAAAGCATGCTTTCAAAAACGCAGAAGATATGAAGAAATATCACCTCAGTGAATTCAATTCCGAAGCTACACCTCTAACAAGACCCGCAATGAAAA GCTTACAGCATGTTCCTTGTAAGTTTTTTCGCCAGGGAACTTGTACAAGTGGAAAAAACTGTATTTTTAGTCACGATTTGGAATCTGCGTTCGAAAAAACtgtttgtaaatatttCCAGAAGGGAAATTGCAAATTCGGCACTAAGTGTGCATTAGAACATGTCCTTGCGGATGGAAAACGCGTAAAAACACGTGCCCTTACTTCAACAGTACCTGGCGGTCCTATAAATCATGTCGATCAAATTGCTTCTACAATGGTAGATCCACATTCACCAAGAGAGTTAGCTAACTCAGAATTGGGAGCGCAAAGCTCATTGGAAAATAAATCAGATTCTGGAATTGATTCATATAATTCAATGCATATGGCTCCTACTGACGAAAGCACTCTGCCTAACCTGCCATTGGAATCTAATGAAAAGGTAACCGCTCCTCCAAAAAGTAATATTTTAGACcaagaaaatatttcttttgccccttcaaaaaataatgttAATCAAAGTCAAAATTCATCTCCTAATGCTTATAATACGTCTATGAATGCCTCCATATTACCAGCAACAAAAAGGATTATCTCCAATCCCTCTGTGAAGCCTCCCTTGGTGGAAGgctcttcatctttttcttctatgcCTGGAATGTTATCTTCTCCTCCTTTAACCCCAGAGAACCAtcaaatgttttatttaccTATGAATTCCCTGAGTACGGGTATGCGCAACCTTAAGCTACTCCCTCAGGATAATTTATCCTTTGGGTTTAAATCACCATCCTTGGATCGTTCCCAAAGCTCTTCAGTCCTTCCTAGAGTGTCATCAGGTAGTTATACTGGACTTGGCCGTTTCGCAAAAAGTCCTCCTCCTGGGTCCGGACCCGGAGCAAACGGCCTAAAAAATTTAGGAAATAACGCTTTACTTCATTCCTCTTCTGCATCACTAGATAATATGCATGCGTTCTCTAGCCGTCGAAGCGTGCCTAACCTGATGTCTACTCTCGGAGCAAGCCCTTCAAATTTACATTCTTATCTTTCTAAAAACGCAGACAAGATCCAGTCTAGCAAATTGAATGCCTCGCAAAGTTTCTTCCCTTCAGCATCGCTATATGGTTCGTCTGTAGGAACATCTCAAGACGAGTTGTTAAGCACTGATGGCGCTGACGAATTTGCCAATGAAGAAGACTTTATCCCTAATAGCTTACAAGAGCTCTTAACCCCAGCGGAGCTGGAACGAAAAATGAGTCACGGTGATGATTTTCCTAGTTCTTCGTCCACAAATCGATTTATCTCGAAAGCATCATCTGGTTTAAACAGCAGTAATGCTACACCATTTGGTTCAGTGAACGGAACACCGACCTCAAGTAGattttatgctttttttgagcgaaataaagaaggaaacaatACGTCTGCTAGAATGTCACCGGCtacaatttcaaaaatatccCAGAATTCGTTAAATCTTAGTAACACAAAAGCGACTCAATCCAGTCTATCTGCTATATCTGAGACGTTCGAAGCAAAGCTGAATgtgaatggaaaaaaacATCAAGAGGACCTGGCCTCAAAAACGCCAATTCAAGGTACCGAAAAACAGCCTCTATACGATTCAGTGTTGGACGAAGAGACTCAATTTCGAATGGATGAAGAATGA